One part of the Quercus lobata isolate SW786 chromosome 7, ValleyOak3.0 Primary Assembly, whole genome shotgun sequence genome encodes these proteins:
- the LOC115952488 gene encoding fatty acyl-CoA reductase 2, with protein MMEALFLNSSSVAPIKLLRIPEKRDRCFLRRKSVVYCQESGNLVKPSGISSVFTERAALVSTDHSAALRDAGSLILSPNGNSQTEIAVKDLMPYGGPTTSLVEMHDGIGIVKFLRGKGFLITGGTGFLAKVLIEKILRTEPDVGKIFLLIKAKNKESAVQRLKSEIINAELFKCLRQTHGKSYQSFMLSKIVPVVGNICESNLGFDEDSADFIAKEVDVIVNSAANTAFDERYDVAIDINTRGPCHLMGFAKKCKKLKLFLQVSTAYVNGQRQGQIMERPFSVGDTIARELSEISSRPFPALDIEGEIKLASDFMEASEVKSVAQKLKELGLERAKRYGWQDTYVFTKAMGEMMIDKLRGEIPVVIIRPSVIESTCKEPFPGWMEGNRMMDPIVLYYGKGQLTGFLVDPNGVLDVVPADMVVNATLAAIAKHGVAQKPDINVYQIASSVVNPLVFNDLAKLLYEYYNSSPCMDSKGRPIKVPSMKLFSSMEEFSTHLWGDAIRRSGLTTIPPSKGKLSQKLETICRKSVEQAKYLANIYEPYTFYGGRFDNSNTQRLMESMSEEEKKKFGFDVCGIDWRDYITNVHIPGLWRHVMKGRGMCS; from the exons ATGATGGAGGCTTTGTTCCTCAATTCTTCCTCAGTTGCACCGATTAAACTCTTAAGAATACCCGAAAAGCGTGACCGGTGCTTCTTGAGGAGGAAGAGTGTGGTGTATTGCCAAGAGAGCGGTAATCTGGTAAAGCCTAGTGGGATTTCTTCGGTTTTTACCGAGAGAGCTGCATTAGTGAGCACGGATCATAGTGCAGCTTTGAGAGATGCAGGTAGCTTGATTTTGTCCCCAAATGGGAATAGCCAGACTGAGATTGCAGTGAAGGATTTGATGCCATATGGAGGACCAACCACCTCTTTGGTAGAGATGCATGATGGTATTGGAATTGTCAAATTTCTTAGAGGGAAGGGGTTTCTTATCACTGGCGGAACTGGATTTCTAGCTAAAG TTCTTATTGAGAAGATTTTAAGGACAGAGCCCGATGTTggtaaaatttttcttttgataaaggCAAAAAACAAGGAATCAGCAGTGCAAAGATTGAAAAGTGAA aTCATAAATGCTGAGCTTTTCAAGTGTCTCCGACAAACCCACGGAAAATCCTACCAATCCTTCATGTTGAGCAAGATAGTTCCTGTGGTTGGGAATATCTGTGAATCTAATCTTGGCTTCGATGAAGATTCAGCAGATTTTATTGCAAAAGAAGTCGACGTAATTGTAAATTCTGCAGCTAATACAGCGTTTGATGAAAG ATATGACGTTGCTATAGATATCAACACAAGAGGACCTTGCCACCTGATGGGCTTTGCAAAGAAGTGCAAGAAACTAAAGCTCTTCTTGCAAGTATCAACAG CTTATGTTAATGGTCAAAGACAAGGACAAATTATGGAAAGGCCATTCAGTGTTGGTGATACTATAGCAAGGGAACTTTCAGAAATTTCATCAAGACCCTTCCCTGCATTGGACATCGAAGGTGAAATAAAGTTGGCTTCAGATTTCATGGAAGCTTCTGAAGTCAAGTCAGTGGCtcaaaagctgaaagagttggGTCTAGAAAG GGCCAAAAGATATGGATGGCAAGATACTTATGTGTTCACAAAGGCTATGGGAGAAATGATGATCGACAAATTGAGAGGAGAAATACCAGTTGTTATTATTCGACCTAGCGTAATTGAGAGCACTTGCAAAGAGCCATTCCCTGGATGGATGGAAGGAAATAG GATGATGGATCCTATAGTGTTATACTATGGAAAAGGGCAGCTCACAGGTTTCTTAGTTGACCCAAATGGAGTACTCGATGTA GTCCCAGCAGACATGGTTGTTAATGCAACCCTGGCAGCCATAGCAAAGCATGGAGTGGCCCAAAAACCAGACATCAATGTATACCAGATTGCTTCATCTGTTGTAAATCCACTAGTTTTCAATGACCTGGCGAAACTGCTTTATGAATACTACAATTCATCTCCGTGCATGGACTCAAAGGGTAGGCCAATCAAAGTTCCATCTATGAAGCTATTTAGTTCCATGGAAGAATTCTCCACTCACCTATGGGGAGATGCTATTCGGCGAAGTGGGTTGACAACTATACCCCCTTCAAAAGGGAAATTGTCTCAGAAACTCGAAACTATCTGCAGAAAATCAGTAGAACAAGCGAAGTACCTAGCAAACATATACGAGCCATACACATTCTATGGTGGAAG GTTTGATAATAGCAATACTCAAAGATTGATGGAAAGCATGTccgaagaagagaagaaaaaatttgggtttgatgTGTGCGGCATAGATTGGAGAGATTATATCACGAATGTCCATATTCCAGGTCTATGGAGGCATGTCATGAAGGGAAGAGGAATGTGTAGCTAA